In one Pseudobdellovibrionaceae bacterium genomic region, the following are encoded:
- a CDS encoding TIGR02147 family protein produces MSIYSQWNYRAFLASECQALKTRKPGFTLQKLAHKTSIQPPYLTNVFKERAHLSADQSFAIGHEIGLADEELDYLLLLLEWERSGSGPRKQKLKAKLENIRREKLKSKAHLQKEIVQAQDGHETRFFLNPYYKVINAFLGVERYAKDPGLLATALNLSPRQVDQWLKDLVEMGFVRKTPQGFEKLKRNFHLPKESPLCLPHQNLLAQISTRQQHGLPDDEKFNFAVTFSADAETREKIQREFLSFLKKIEGLVKDAPAQEVYGLSFDLFRWSAD; encoded by the coding sequence GTGTCGATCTATAGCCAGTGGAACTACCGCGCCTTCCTCGCCAGCGAATGCCAGGCCCTCAAGACCCGCAAACCGGGCTTCACTTTACAGAAGCTCGCGCACAAAACCTCAATCCAGCCCCCTTACCTCACGAACGTTTTCAAAGAGCGCGCGCACCTGAGCGCCGACCAAAGCTTCGCCATCGGCCACGAGATCGGTCTTGCCGACGAGGAACTAGATTACCTCTTGCTCCTGCTGGAGTGGGAAAGATCCGGCAGCGGTCCACGCAAACAAAAGCTGAAAGCGAAGCTTGAAAATATCCGCCGTGAAAAGTTGAAGTCCAAAGCGCATCTGCAAAAAGAGATCGTGCAGGCCCAAGACGGACACGAGACGCGGTTTTTCCTGAACCCCTACTACAAGGTGATCAACGCCTTTTTAGGAGTTGAACGTTACGCCAAAGATCCGGGCTTGCTTGCGACCGCCCTCAATCTTTCGCCGCGCCAGGTGGACCAGTGGTTGAAGGATCTGGTCGAGATGGGTTTCGTGCGCAAGACGCCGCAAGGCTTCGAAAAGCTGAAACGCAATTTTCACCTCCCCAAAGAGTCGCCCCTCTGCCTTCCGCACCAGAACTTGCTCGCGCAAATCTCGACGCGCCAGCAGCATGGTCTACCGGACGACGAAAAATTCAACTTCGCCGTCACCTTTTCCGCGGACGCGGAAACGCGTGAGAAAATCCAGCGCGAGTTCTTGTCCTTCCTGAAGAAAATCGAAGGCCTGGTCAAAGATGCGCCCGCACAAGAGGTCTACGGTTTGTCCTTCGATCTTTTCCGCTGGAGCGCCGATTAA